In the genome of Crassostrea angulata isolate pt1a10 chromosome 6, ASM2561291v2, whole genome shotgun sequence, the window TATTCtttatgctgacatgcaacttatttatgttaacatgcaacttcgttatgttgacatgcgagatgaatatgttgacatgcaacttgttaaaataaataagttgcatgtcaacatagctaagttgcatgtcaacatatttttcTCGCATTTCGACATACATAAGTCGCatgttatcatatttatttcgcatgtcaacataaatacatctaaattgcatgtcaacatacatgtaaataagttgcatgttatcataaataaattgcatgtcaATATATTCACctcgcatgtcgacataaataacatCTAGCATGTTGGAAGTCACATGTGGGCGGtaatggatttttaaaattttaattaattttaatcttattgcATTTCAACATATTATGTTgcattttgacataattatcttgcatgtcaacatatttatttcgCATGgtgacatttttcattgaaaaataacttgcaaGTAAAATTTTTAACGCCAGGTGCCTGTACTATATACATTTTACACGACATACCGACTACGCGTGTTGCAGCAGAGACGAGTGGTGTAAAAGGGAAGATAACACTTGCATGAGTCGCAGTTTTTTTATGTGTTAGTAACGATCTCTTTTTTTTCGTAATAATTTTGGTTTAAAATGTTATGGTTCGAATTTCTTCAAAAAGTCAAAGCAAACTTAGAGAgaagattcaaaatattttattatgtttatggCTGCCCATTGTACCTTTTTTTCGggtgaaaaaatatcaaataacaaTCAAAgatattaatgatattaattaaattttagataAGATTCTTTCTTTgtaacaaactttttaaaaaatatccaagttcttttttggggggtaaatTCGTTAAAGATTAATTATCCTTCTTTCACAATAGTCTACCATTTGGCCATCTTCGGTAGCTTAGGTGCAATTTGGCATgcgactgattttttttttcaaaattgccaGTATCTCTTTAAGCCATTTCgttatcttatttatttttttttaattgttttcaatgtatttatttttattaattcatttaagggagggggggggggggggggtgggagaCACTGTTGACCAATAAATTATGAACATTTAGATAAACTCGTCACGCATTAACGATTTCTTAAAACTAAGCGACTTGGACAGTAATTAGcagtttttatgatatttatgtcaTTGTACAAAGCATAGGAATAACTTATGGCAAATCTAGCCAAattaaccaatttttttttggacacAACTGAAAAGTATCCCTTTTCATAATTCTTTGGTCTATACACGtatattatttatcaatatacTGTATTACCGATTCACGTGCAGATTACAATGGAGaaaacaatgaataaaaaaataaagacttttttttaaaagatattttcaacaagCTTCAATCTTATCTTGATATATATAACTGCATCTTTAGTTTGCTGTCAGGTAACCAAGTTAGAATTATCGAACTTTGAATTAAACGTCATGATTCCCAAAGTGTTTTTCTTGGGATGTATCACAAACAGTAAAGTTAACATACATTTCACGacagaagtttttttttcccgAAGATTACACAAAAATACATGATATATAAATGAGTCATCGTCATCCGACAAACAATTCCTCCCCTCGTACCCACTCTCTGGAACAATAGAATATTCTTATAATATTTACTCATGCAATCTGCCTTAGCTATTTTGGTGGAAAAttgctttttcaaaataattagaATGCATTCCCGGAAATTAAAAGCGAGCGGCTGTTAACGACACGGGAGGTAACTCGTCACACGGAATATGAAAACAACTCAGAGTACTCAGTCACCCAGTCTAGTTTATACTGCagcattggcggatccagaagggggggggggggggggttccgggggtcggaccccccccccctttctctgggacatataaaaaaaattgaaaacttgtcatgcctatttaaaggcaattgtcccaatttataatataaatactgtaattatttcaaataaatgcttttaaaattgctaattTAAGGAATTTTTTACAACGCACCTTaatttacattgtacatgtatttcttatatgaaaaaccctaacgttttttttttatcgaaaaagGTACTCCCCATCAGCATCCGGTGCTCACATCTgtgagtaaacatgtggaaatttttaaaaaaaaattaactaagcAATGTCGctaaaaacacagatttatagtaacatctacaatgtattgtctactctatttctttaaaaactcgATCATAGTTCATTTTATGCaagttatgctatttttcttgAATGCTAGCTATACCGtaccttcatacccacatgaaacacaaaagaaagcccttttttgttttgtttccaagaatcggaaattatgttacaaaataccgtgtaaggggtttatatataaaccattatgaaaatgcacaacttttcaaaactttcctgaataagatcgcatctgtactagtGCCGAGTGATGTGGCGCACCCATTATACAGAGGTCACTTAAAttcaagttccctgggacgactaTCGCTTGTACAATTGTATTTCACATGTTCTATCTATTCAGCAGATAAAATATCCCcatttttgtcatatcctataatttagacctttatttaagaaggcaaccaatagaaatcaaagtcaataaatagttcagaattaaaacatcaaagacataaaaagatttttaccaaaaattcatttttataatagcttgtcgtaataagtctgaattatttttggtttcttaatgtttctttctattaagcATAGCATAGACGCACGTTCTCTTTGCTGGAGACTTGGGTTTTTTCAAGGCTGGaaattatgcaaatcttccttacctaaaccaaaacgctcaataatgcagtgcactctgatattaaaatagatgtgaaatagataTTGATGAGATAgatgttcattaaatttacgcacggaaaacgttcaaaaggccttgtttattgacaaataatgaattttgcacgtaatgattttcatcaattggaacccccccccccccctttttcaaaattgctggatccgcctctgctGCAGGACACATCAATGAATTGCTTGGCAAATgtagataaacaaatcattatgTCATTATAAGTTTTATAAACCTTTATCTAATCAAGcacacatgtaattttattttctgtgcaGAATTTATTGCAAGCTAATACTATAGTAGGTCATATGTACActggaaataaatttaaattgaaaattaattttaaatcaagGAATTATTTCGAAAATTGTAACCTGTCTGCAGGGAGGTGGAGTTGTTCTATAACTTTATCTATAAAATCACATTATAATTAAGAGATCAttctttaaatctttaaattatcACATATATCATCATATAACTCACAACGTACACTATACACAAAACAATGGCCTTTGAGATAAGAACCAATTGCGAATTTTGTTCAATTTAGTGTTAATTATTTGTATCTTATCTAGAGATTGTTGACATCATGTCACACAATTTTTCTAACTTTGTTTCCATGGCGTCCAGTCGATGGTCAATGATCTGCAAACGCTCTCGATTCTGCTTGTCGTCTGCGAACTTCCGGTCAAGCTCATTCATGATTTTATCAACAGTATGGGCAACATCAACAATGCCAACAGCATCATCACCTATTACCTTCTTGTCTTCTCTAGCACATCTTATTTCGTTTAAAGAAGTTTTCAATTTATCTTCGTATTTCCTTATTTCACCTTTGAACTCGTCTCCATAACGTCTCAGAATATGAAGTCTCAGTACCGCTTTCACTGCATTTGCGGCTGCTGTTTTCTTCCGATTTTCAATCTGCAGACGTGAcacaaaattaaacacatatttCTCAGATCTGGTCTGCTGAAGATACCTTGCTATGATGGCTACCAGTAAAGCGGTAGTTATAACACCCATGCAACCAGTTACTATGGAGATGTACCTTCCACAATAACTCTGTGGTGTTCTGTCACCGTAACCCACAGTCAAAAAAGTAATGGCGACCAACCACATGGATTCCAAGTACGAATTTTTGTGATAGTTCCCTCGTTCGTAGTACAGCTCACATGCTCTCATCGCCCAAGTATTGACGACAAACGTCGAAACCATGACCATAAGTAAAAGCTGCCCTGGACGATTTCTCATGGCGGCCCGGAAGACAAACAGCGTGTTGATCTTGACTTTACTGAGGGCTCCTATACTGTATATGGAGGTATCCGTCAGTAGAACGCTGTGTACCACTGCGAACTTGGCCACCAAATAGAGGCGGGCCACCATTACGATGGACAGCACAGCGTCCAGACTGACTGTCCGACGGACCCCGTCAGGTGACGCGTAGGGTAACTGTATGTTTCCCGGAATGGGATGGATGCTGCAAATAAGTAACTCTAGGACCAACCCAAACCAATGCCAATAGGATGTCGCCATGTACCATTCCTTCAAACCTGCGTCGACCATCTTTATTTTGGCTCCCGTGTAATAGTTTAGACATATACAAAACAGTAAGATTACCGTGGTGACTGATATTATCGTTTTCAATACGATGGATGCTATGCTTACTTTTTCCATGCCATAACTGATAAATAGCTCTGTCTCTACCACCATTAAGACTATGCCGATCATGGCCAGGGTAAACTCAGTATCCACGATGCGCCGCCGCCTGTGAAGTAGTTCCCTCCTATATTCAATCTTCTGCCCAAGAGAGAGTTTAGCTTCAGTTTTAGGCCATGAAGTTCTACTCACATTGGGCGTCTCTTTTGTCTCAGTATTTCCCATGTACTTCATTTTGAGGCCGTCGTTGATACAGAGCGGAAGATTAGGGTTGTCACAGTCGTACCCGCTCATCGCACTCCTCCTGTAACCAAATTGATTATCAGACCGAATAAAcgaaaaaatattgcataaagaaAATGAGGAAGAAATCACGAACGCCTCCTCACCTTACTTAGTGTGTTTTCATTATACCTAGGTGTGTTTTTTAGACGTTAAGCAGTTAAAAGCTATACAGACCCTCTTGAGTTGTCTATATGATGCCGAATCAATAGATATACAAGGGTGATTCGAACATCGACCCTGACCAGTCTGTTGCCAGTTAAATACACTGTATTGTTAGGACTCTGTTTACTCAGATCTCTTTTAACAGAATCGATTTCATCTCACAAATGCGACGTGACAGTTTTATTGACAGATAAATGCAAGATTTTGTCAgaatctttatatttttttgcaagTAGACAATACGGATGACCTCACTTCAAATTTAACAGATGTTAAATACAGTCAACTGATTTCGCATCAGTTTAAAACAAAAGCTGTGTTCAGTTTCTTCTTGGTgcgagatatatatatatgtatatatatatatatatatatatatatatatatatatatatatatatatatatatatatatatagtttgtatttgaaaacgttttctttaaaaaatacagaaaaatgcATGAGACACAAAAAATGCATCACTCATCAGCACCTGCTGTGTCGCTTGTGGCGCTCTTTGTAACTCAACTATAGAATATGATATGCAAGTACTGAACTGCGGTTAGTGTCATCCAGTACAAACTAGTGTAATATTGAGCAATCTATCGATATTTGATTTATTGCTTATGTATCAATTATTcaaacaataatttcataattcataattacataatttcaatatcaaaatcaaatagTATATATAGAACTATgaccaaaaatatacaatttcataATCGTTTTTTTGCGTTTCGAGTGTCACTGACTCTTTCAATAGAGTAATCTTACATAAAGAAAGGTTCGTTGATTCATTGAAAGAAAATgttcgtaaaaaaaaaccccatggACGACCGTACAGTACATACCAACATGGTGAAGGCGTGGTCTCCTCGGCGTGGGTCCCTGTACAAACACCGAGGTATTGTAGTGTGTCGGGCTGATGTCGAACTGGCAACAGATGGCCCAGTGTAGACGTTGTACACACCAATACAATGAAATTGTACGCCTGTGCAATGTAATTAAAAACGATTAATCAATACGGTGACATAGAAGATGTGTCTTGTGatcaattatattaaaattgaaaattgtacTATTTCGTATATTCAATTGCTAATGGCTAGCATGTACTGCTCTCTGATCTCCCTTTACCGTCAGTTTTCTGATATTCGACACCATTGTCCTGATCGTATTTAAAACGGACACAATCTAGGCATGcctgaaaaattgaaaaaaaaataatgtccaCATGCATGTATGTATGGAAATTCTATTGTGTACTGTCTTATGAGAGTACAGGCTTGTTCACATAGAATATCTAATTTATTATCCAAAATCAACATCAGACAATAATTTCAAACGGACtgcatttttatcaatttttattaacattagaCTTGTATGATACGCTATTGCGGTTTTACAAGtcttattttaataagattgcgCTTTTATAAAAGCAATTGTTAGCATGATTCAAGATATGATTGTCATCATTTCACCTGTATTTTGCCAAATAAAGCTATAATAACCCCAACATGCACACACAGgtttatcaatatatctcaacACGATAAAAAATCAATGCTAGCTAATCGAAGCCAGTTCTGATCTCGTTGAAACATAGTCAATTTAAGactataaaatacatattttgtagGCATTGAAGACGAATATGTAGTACCTTCCTCTTACTTCTCATGCAGGTGATTGATATTAATGGATAACTTTACACAACTctgaaacaatatttaatataatgcGTAATAAACGTTTACAGCATATATCCAATTGCATGTATTGCACTACAGATGAATCTGAATGAATATTTGACACTATAAACAACTCAGTATCACTCAAGCTGATTTTAGTCGAgtagttttagctcacctgagctcaaagctcaagtgagtttttctgatcactttttgtcagACGTCTATCTGTTGTCtgacttatatgcaagcattttgacatattgttgattctttagAATGGTTTAGACTTTGACCCCTGGAAATTCTTGTGCCTCAAAGGGGTTCCAAATTTGATATAGGTTTATAATCCGTGtataaacagttgtttaagaCCTTCtcgagaactgcaatgctcaatatgttATATGACTGTAAAATAATCCTGTTACAAAGGGACCCAGTGATAAACAGTAGAACATGCAGTGAATTTAATTCTATACAGGATCTATTATATGATACTActcagatattttgtatatgactatAAAGCTTATTTTATgatgtctattgttgctcagatgagcgatgaggcccatgggcctcttgtaattaaatattgatattgttgaatatttcattataaaacttttatatcagagacaaaaataacattaagttatttatgtctctgcttaTATTGATTgactttttatttcagtttagcCAATTTTTTAACTacttcatttttatattaaaaaagatagttcaaaaaatgatactgacgatttttacaattttaaaaatgaattgcgTAAGAACGCGTGTATTTcttgattaaaatgtaaattatttaaattgaaaGTCGTTGCAGTGGTGTCATTCAATATTCAACAACATAACAGCTATGATAAAATAGGTATGTAATTTTTAAGgataaaattcatcaaaatcattTATGTGTTAGATCTTAAatctattgttttttaaataacaaggATATTTCGTTATATAAGGAGATTACAACATCATCAACATATTATTGATGTTTCGGCATGTTACGTACATGACACGGACTTGTAAGTAAAAAGTAATGCAGATGTACGCAGGTGATGATAAAATTTATACAGGTTGGTTTTTGTGatgtcaatatttatatatattttctcaaGGACTGTAAAATATGTTACTATTTACATGTTATACGTGATGACTCACGTGCAATAAGTACCGATCAATCAACAGTATCTAGATGTTTTTCAAACCCACAGCTTGTTTCCTTTTGTACTACCATCCACCTGACAGGTGTTGAATTACTGTGCGAGTTACTCAACAGTTTCAACCATAAAAAAATGTCAGACCCACAGAGGACTCCCTTGAACGCAGGAAACTTCCGGAAAAAATATACAGAGTCTGTAAAAACGGAAAAAGATAATGTACTCGAGAAAGGGACTCTGTCTTTGGCTCAGAAACTGGAGTTAAGACTTGACTTGATGACGTGTAGACGTCGGGTAGTAGACATGGAATTCGCCCTGGCGATGATTGGGATCATCCTGATGGTTTTTGAGGCGGAGTTGTACATTAACCAGAAAATCTCCAAACTCGGCTTTTATTCTCTCATGCTGAAGTGTTTAATCTCGTTGTTTACGGTGTTTCTCCTGATTTTTATTTGTGCAGAATATTATGTTTCTGCAAAAATCAGAGCGCTGGATTCAAACATCCAAAGCGTTCTGTCGGTGATGACATTTCGTCAGTGGATGTATTTAGTTTTAGAATTAGTCGTCTGCTCCATCCACCCGTTTCCTGGAAATATCAAGTTTGAATATTCTTCAACGCAAGGTGTTATCCATTCCGTGAGCATTGATGCGATCCTGTCCATAGTGATGCTGGGCCGCTTATATCTCGTTTGTCATTTTGCAGTGGTCCATAGCAATATGGTGACGGACACCTTTATTTACAGCATTGGAATGAtaagcaaaacaaaaataaacaccaCTTTTGTGATCAAAGCTCTGATCAGCAAGAGGCCAGGGTTCCTCCTCATAGTTGTTATGGTAACCACGGTCATTGTGAATACTTGGGCCTACAGAGCGTGCGAGTTGTATTTTGACCGGAACAAGTACAAGAAGAACTCCATCTTTGAATCCCTGTGGATCATTACGATGGTGTTTTTGTCTTCGGACCACGGTGATGTTTTGCCGGAGAGCTACTGTGGTAGGTTTGTTGCTGTCGTGACCGCTGTCATGGGATTAATCACTTCTTCTCTTTTAATTGCAATAATAGCACAGCAAATCGAACACACCCGAAGCGAGAAACACGTGTTTGCCTTTGCGTCACGTGTTCAAACTTCTTGCAAAAAGAAATCCGCCGCTGCGGACGCCATAAAATCGTTCTTTAAGTTAACTGTTTTGATAAAGTCTGGCAAAGCAGGTTATCGTGAAATTTCCAGACTTAAGGATAAGGTGAAACAGAGCCTGAAGGTGATGAGGACGACGAGGGAGGAGATGATGGACATCTATGACGACACAGTGGGCGTGGTCGATGTGGCGGAGGTCACGTGGCGTGTTGAACAGAGAGTCAGTGTTCTCGAAAGTAGATTTAATTCATTGGAGGAGAAAATAGATTTAATATTGTCAAAACTTGAAAGATAGTCCAACGCCTCTTTTTTATAGATTAACATCGAACTACGGATATGGATTGCGAGTACGATGTAATTGGCATGAGGATTGATattattcatgtattttgttattaaattaaCTGTAAAAAGTGCGTTAAACCTCTGTAACAACAATACGTATGTGtgcaaataattgattttttacgtgtACCGATTGTTATACATGACTGTATACCATTATCATAATACTATGTAACGTTTTTTCCCTGCATTTATCATAACGCTCGTTATAAAACGTTACTTTGTTCAGAGAAACTTGTTTCAATGGTTATTTATGGGCATTAAGCTACATGTGTccgatatttttcaataaaaattaatagtttaGTAGCAAGGGGACACAatctaatcaaaattaaatgtgTTTGGCCCCGTTATACTACTACCATGGTTAAGTCACGGtacatcaaattttaattagAAGGACAAGTAGTCTTCGAATTGCTATTTACAAGTTCCCTTATCAAAACTTTCAACTGATCATGGTGTATTTCTAGACGCACCTGTTCTTATTTGTTTTAACGTAAGCCGCCttccgccaaaaacgctaaaaaaaagatacacagccaaatgtaatacggtTACAATCTACCAAGCTTCTTTAtccattataatatatattcataattatataaatgaatcttttaggtataacttatttttaaaaacgaaTTAATATACAGACAATTATGCACTGCTCATGTTTATAAGGGTGTTTAGTAGATATCAACTTGATTATTTTTCGAATtgagagggttttttttattagagaATTACTGATTTTTATATTAAGTGGGTTTATAATTCTTACCTGCTTGAACATAGCACGTTGGTTTGGGTACATTAGATACCGTataataaaattcattcttGTTATTGttaaattgattgatttttttttaccttgataTGAGGTAAATCGACATCAatctaattaaatttttttttaggaaatcaCAACTGGggttttaatttgtatattagCGTATTgtacttgtaattttttttagtttttgtgCTCAAACTCTTAAAAGCTGCAcatatttaatgaataattgTGCAATGAAATGCAGACTATGAATCATGCAGTTTTTTAAACACAACATTGTGTTACAGGTACTCTgtggtttttttaataacaatgaAAGATCTATCCAAAACAATATCCAAAGTGCAAAacacattttttgaaaacgtttaAACAAACGTtcagaaataagaaaaaagcACACTCGCTGTATCACTATCACTATAAATACTTGTTTCTTTTATCCGTTTTAAACCCCACCTTCAATAAAACAATCAGATGATTtgatatttgtattattttattaacatacTAGAGAGAGGGAACATCcttaatttattaaaagattttcgaattaattaatttaatacttGCAACCTGCAGCGTTCTTgcaaaattatgattttatttactaATCCTTATTATTCTAACTAGATTTGTTTCTTGATAATGATGATAAATCTTATATAGGCCtttaaatgttcaaaatgattataacgtatttaaaaccaaaaatattAACTAGAAACGATGATCAAAAGTACACCTTAACAAATTTAAGATTTGATTTTAGATATGTATTAGTGATAAAGTTTCTACAATATATTAAGAGAAAATACGATAGGCcctgaacaattttaaaatattgttttacatgtacgtAGTTTTCACACTTATTATGGACATTCCCTAGTGGTGCTAATGAACAGCATGTATATGCGAAATAATAAACAGGTACCCGGTAAATGAAACTGAGCTGTTGGCGAGCACTTTCCAGTTTCGAAATGTTTGGCTATCCGAAGGTCTGCGAAGAATACAGATAGGTTTTCCTGGCCTAATCTCGAAACTCAAATATTAATCACTTTGCCGTCAAACCATTACAGTTCCAAACAATTAGATTGAAAGATTCGTGCCGTTTAGCATACCATTCCGGAGATGTTTGACCGTAAGTCTCAATTCTATTAGTTTAAAATCGGATTGGCTAAACCCAGATTGTTTGCAAATTATTTACAGTGAAAATATCGGCTTCTCGAGTTGATTTGTAAATAGAACATTTAACAAGGTCTGCAAACACTTGTGTACAATTCATAGCACCATTCAAATCTGCGGAAATTATTTGAAGTTAAATGTTGTTTTTGCTGCTCAACATTTTTACTTAATGACAAACAGGTACATAATAACAATTAAAGAACAGGAATTTTTATGCGAAAAAGGGTGATTGAATTCTCAATGATATCCGCATGCAGGAACCAACAGGAATAATCAATTATATGAAGAAGAAAACTCATGGTTCACGAAGAAATAAAGTGTTCTtcctttgaaaataaaaaaataaatatgtatattaaaatttttcatgTTAACCTACAAATAGCCTACAGGTATATGGGtatttgtaaatcttttttgctaaatatttatgtaattcaaatgaatttataaatatttttgcatGTGAAACGTGTTCTTTACAGCAATACAGTGCATTGCAAAGAAGACAACAGTTTTTAGCtttgcaaaatatgtaaaaaaaatttcaatgccatcatttacaacttataatttgaattaataacccagaaataattttttgttagaGTAACAATTGCtgacattttgtttaattatctaattctatttcaaaatagtaAAATTGACAAACTTCTCTTTCTAACGGAggtaaaaataatgataaaaatggcTCCGAACATCTTGCTTCCTAAATCAAATTGGTTATATAAAAAACTTATATTGAATATACGGTGttactgaaaacaaataaaacagtcCTAAG includes:
- the LOC128188734 gene encoding small conductance calcium-activated potassium channel protein 2-like, translated to MSGYDCDNPNLPLCINDGLKMKYMGNTETKETPNVSRTSWPKTEAKLSLGQKIEYRRELLHRRRRIVDTEFTLAMIGIVLMVVETELFISYGMEKVSIASIVLKTIISVTTVILLFCICLNYYTGAKIKMVDAGLKEWYMATSYWHWFGLVLELLICSIHPIPGNIQLPYASPDGVRRTVSLDAVLSIVMVARLYLVAKFAVVHSVLLTDTSIYSIGALSKVKINTLFVFRAAMRNRPGQLLLMVMVSTFVVNTWAMRACELYYERGNYHKNSYLESMWLVAITFLTVGYGDRTPQSYCGRYISIVTGCMGVITTALLVAIIARYLQQTRSEKYVFNFVSRLQIENRKKTAAANAVKAVLRLHILRRYGDEFKGEIRKYEDKLKTSLNEIRCAREDKKVIGDDAVGIVDVAHTVDKIMNELDRKFADDKQNRERLQIIDHRLDAMETKLEKLCDMMSTISR
- the LOC128189343 gene encoding small conductance calcium-activated potassium channel protein 2-like translates to MIKFIQVGFCDVNIYIYFLKDCKICYYLHVIRDDSRAISTDQSTVSRCFSNPQLVSFCTTIHLTGVELLCELLNSFNHKKMSDPQRTPLNAGNFRKKYTESVKTEKDNVLEKGTLSLAQKLELRLDLMTCRRRVVDMEFALAMIGIILMVFEAELYINQKISKLGFYSLMLKCLISLFTVFLLIFICAEYYVSAKIRALDSNIQSVLSVMTFRQWMYLVLELVVCSIHPFPGNIKFEYSSTQGVIHSVSIDAILSIVMLGRLYLVCHFAVVHSNMVTDTFIYSIGMISKTKINTTFVIKALISKRPGFLLIVVMVTTVIVNTWAYRACELYFDRNKYKKNSIFESLWIITMVFLSSDHGDVLPESYCGRFVAVVTAVMGLITSSLLIAIIAQQIEHTRSEKHVFAFASRVQTSCKKKSAAADAIKSFFKLTVLIKSGKAGYREISRLKDKVKQSLKVMRTTREEMMDIYDDTVGVVDVAEVTWRVEQRVSVLESRFNSLEEKIDLILSKLER